Proteins encoded by one window of Deinococcus radiodurans R1 = ATCC 13939 = DSM 20539:
- a CDS encoding DsbA family protein → MPSFLSFLSGRGPLVAAALLALSGAPAQAQLWETPQTTARQPLLRGVSVQPGGKVLRLGSTTLTLDVVAGRVVGVLIEGRDTASVARALAAVWDSTAEGAASLQQAFARPAFQDRARLGSVQPSDENGTDLLAIRLTGRGAEQRWRVYAAVNVLPESDFPVTRNVTGQSKAPNVIHVLSDFQCPACRQLWAEQIPGWRAQPAKYRLFYHHFPLSYHANAFAAAEASECAAKQGQFWTYADRLFGGVEEWGRASAPQATRLFGTYAGKLKLDRTAFDRCLNTHQLKAKVQRQIQGAGKTYLRGTPTVYLNGVKLNSFSDEELASVQAVTRAQPSAASVIAARFKSFR, encoded by the coding sequence GTGCCCTCTTTTCTGTCTTTTCTTTCTGGCCGGGGCCCGCTCGTCGCTGCCGCTTTGCTGGCCCTGAGCGGTGCCCCGGCGCAGGCCCAGCTCTGGGAAACGCCGCAGACCACCGCCCGCCAGCCGCTGCTGCGGGGCGTCAGCGTGCAGCCGGGCGGCAAGGTGCTGCGGCTGGGCAGCACGACCCTCACCCTCGACGTGGTGGCGGGCCGGGTGGTCGGCGTGTTGATCGAAGGCCGCGACACGGCGAGCGTGGCCCGCGCCCTGGCCGCCGTCTGGGACAGCACCGCTGAGGGCGCCGCGTCCCTGCAACAGGCGTTTGCGCGCCCCGCCTTTCAAGACCGCGCCCGGCTCGGCAGCGTGCAGCCCAGCGATGAAAACGGCACGGACCTGCTGGCCATCCGGCTGACGGGCCGGGGCGCCGAGCAGCGCTGGCGGGTGTACGCGGCGGTGAACGTGCTGCCCGAGAGCGATTTTCCCGTCACCCGCAACGTGACCGGGCAAAGCAAGGCGCCCAACGTGATTCACGTCCTCAGCGATTTTCAGTGCCCGGCCTGCCGCCAGTTGTGGGCGGAGCAGATCCCGGGTTGGCGCGCGCAGCCGGCCAAATACCGCCTCTTCTACCATCATTTTCCGCTGAGCTACCACGCCAACGCCTTTGCCGCCGCAGAGGCCAGCGAGTGCGCCGCCAAGCAGGGGCAATTCTGGACCTACGCCGACCGGCTGTTCGGCGGGGTCGAGGAGTGGGGCCGGGCGTCCGCGCCGCAGGCCACCAGGCTGTTCGGCACCTACGCGGGCAAGCTCAAGCTCGACCGCACCGCTTTCGACCGTTGCCTGAACACGCACCAGCTGAAAGCCAAGGTGCAACGCCAGATACAGGGTGCCGGAAAAACTTACCTACGCGGCACGCCCACTGTGTACCTCAACGGGGTCAAATTGAATTCCTTTAGCGATGAGGAACTCGCCAGCGTGCAGGCGGTGACCCGCGCCCAGCCCAGCGCCGCCAGCGTCATCGCCGCGCGTTTCAAGTCTTTCCGCTGA
- the plsY gene encoding glycerol-3-phosphate 1-O-acyltransferase PlsY: MTLTALLALLLSYLIGAIPAAAWLARARGVDIRKVGSGNSGATNVLRSLGKGPALLVASFDILKGVLAVLLARALGLSAEWAALCGVLAVIGHNFSPFLAFRGGKGVATSFGVIAILDPVLGLTTFVLAIACMWLTRFVSAGSIMGAFIAGALVLVLPRPTWDRAAVLFLAALLVWQHRENIRKLQAGTERRLGEKVS; encoded by the coding sequence GTGACCCTGACCGCCCTGCTCGCCCTGCTGCTCTCGTACCTCATCGGCGCTATTCCGGCGGCGGCGTGGCTGGCGCGCGCGCGGGGCGTGGACATCCGCAAGGTCGGCAGTGGCAACAGTGGCGCGACCAACGTGCTGCGCTCGCTGGGCAAGGGGCCGGCGCTGCTGGTGGCCAGCTTCGACATCCTCAAGGGGGTGCTCGCGGTGCTGCTCGCCCGCGCCCTGGGCCTGAGCGCAGAGTGGGCCGCGCTGTGCGGCGTGCTGGCCGTCATCGGGCACAACTTCAGCCCCTTTCTGGCCTTCCGGGGGGGTAAAGGGGTGGCGACGAGCTTCGGCGTCATCGCTATTCTCGACCCGGTGCTGGGCCTGACGACCTTCGTGCTCGCCATCGCCTGCATGTGGCTGACCCGCTTTGTCAGCGCCGGCAGCATCATGGGTGCTTTTATTGCTGGGGCGCTGGTGCTGGTGCTGCCGCGCCCGACCTGGGACCGCGCCGCCGTGCTGTTTCTCGCCGCGTTGCTGGTCTGGCAACACCGCGAAAATATTCGCAAGCTGCAAGCCGGCACCGAGCGGCGGCTGGGTGAAAAGGTGTCCTGA
- a CDS encoding VOC family protein produces MLLDHVAIATPDLDQGAAPYVALGLRPEGPDEDVGTQGVRVRAFVVGDTLIELLMPTRPDSPIAGFLEKKGPGLHHTAYRVEHLDAEIERLRGEGARFLSETPGPGRAGTRVVFLHPKWGQGTLIELVEHPTGHPAGDHGAHGQDSTAQNGAAR; encoded by the coding sequence ATGCTCCTCGACCACGTCGCCATCGCCACCCCCGATCTGGATCAGGGCGCCGCACCTTATGTCGCGCTCGGCCTGCGCCCCGAAGGCCCCGACGAAGACGTGGGAACTCAGGGTGTGCGGGTCCGCGCCTTCGTGGTGGGCGACACCTTGATCGAGCTGCTGATGCCCACCCGGCCCGACAGCCCCATTGCCGGCTTTCTGGAGAAAAAAGGTCCCGGCCTGCACCACACCGCCTACCGAGTCGAGCACCTCGACGCCGAAATCGAGCGGCTGCGCGGAGAAGGCGCCCGCTTCCTCTCCGAAACGCCTGGGCCGGGCCGCGCCGGCACCCGCGTGGTCTTTTTGCACCCCAAATGGGGTCAGGGGACGCTGATCGAACTCGTAGAGCATCCCACCGGGCATCCCGCAGGTGATCACGGCGCACACGGTCAGGACAGCACGGCCCAGAACGGCGCGGCGCGTTGA
- a CDS encoding VanZ family protein, translating to MNRRPPQRRWWLPALVLLAVIWVLSSSPDTPGPPLVHPLDWLAHFLTYLALGFCLGRATGRPLTALVLAVWWGALDEVHQAFVPGREAGLADWVFDLLGAFVGVTLAGRRRALPDEEVPEP from the coding sequence TTGAACCGCCGCCCTCCCCAACGGCGCTGGTGGCTGCCCGCGCTGGTGCTGCTGGCGGTCATCTGGGTGCTGAGCAGTTCGCCCGATACGCCAGGGCCGCCGCTCGTTCACCCGCTCGACTGGCTGGCCCATTTCCTGACTTATCTCGCGCTGGGCTTTTGCCTGGGCCGCGCCACCGGGCGCCCGCTGACGGCGCTGGTGCTCGCCGTGTGGTGGGGCGCGCTCGACGAGGTTCACCAGGCGTTCGTGCCGGGGCGCGAGGCGGGACTCGCCGACTGGGTGTTCGACCTGCTCGGCGCGTTCGTCGGCGTGACCCTCGCCGGGCGACGCCGTGCCTTGCCTGACGAGGAAGTGCCGGAGCCTTAA
- a CDS encoding DoxX family protein, which yields MKPSDRSALPLALAFTAIGIRHFTHPEPFDRIVPPSVPMSPRTATLVSGAAEIAGGLGLLLPTTRPAARWGLIALLVAVFPANIYMARHPEQYRPLPRWALLARLPLQPLLAWWVYRAGR from the coding sequence GTGAAGCCTTCAGACCGCTCCGCCCTGCCCCTCGCGCTGGCCTTTACCGCCATCGGGATTCGCCATTTCACCCACCCTGAGCCGTTCGACCGCATCGTGCCGCCCTCAGTGCCGATGAGCCCGCGCACGGCCACCCTGGTCAGCGGGGCCGCCGAAATCGCGGGTGGGCTGGGCCTGCTGCTGCCCACCACCCGGCCCGCTGCCCGCTGGGGCCTGATCGCGCTGCTCGTGGCAGTTTTTCCGGCAAACATTTACATGGCGCGCCACCCCGAGCAGTACCGGCCCCTGCCGCGCTGGGCGCTGCTGGCCCGCCTGCCCCTGCAACCGCTGCTGGCGTGGTGGGTTTACCGCGCTGGACGCTGA